The proteins below are encoded in one region of Virgibacillus dokdonensis:
- the metA gene encoding homoserine O-acetyltransferase MetA, whose protein sequence is MPITIPKQLPAHATLEKENIFIMDTVRATTQDIRPLNIVIVNLMPEKERTETQLLRLLGNSPLQVLVTFLHTATHDSKTVSKSHLNQFYQTFHSIKHKRFDGMIITGAPVEMLAFEEVNYWEELKMIMEWSKTHVTSVLHICWAAQAALYYHYGIGKYALPAKCTGVFSHTISHSTVELIRGFDDEFLAPHSRYTGTSLADVQADSRLMVLAATTDDDPFIMISKDEKHIMLTGHFEYDFDTLAEEYDRDRKKGLNPAIPKNYFPDNNPKKTPLHRWRSHAHLLFSNWLNYYVYQETPYEWK, encoded by the coding sequence TTGCCGATTACAATTCCTAAGCAACTGCCAGCACACGCTACTTTGGAAAAAGAAAATATTTTCATTATGGATACGGTACGAGCAACGACCCAAGATATTCGACCATTAAACATTGTGATCGTTAATTTAATGCCGGAAAAAGAGCGCACGGAAACACAGCTTCTCCGGCTATTAGGTAATTCTCCCTTGCAAGTGCTAGTGACATTTCTGCATACAGCAACACACGATTCAAAAACCGTCAGTAAATCACATCTGAACCAGTTTTATCAAACGTTTCATTCCATCAAGCATAAACGGTTTGACGGAATGATTATTACCGGTGCACCTGTGGAAATGCTCGCTTTTGAAGAGGTGAATTATTGGGAAGAGCTGAAAATGATTATGGAATGGTCGAAAACCCATGTAACTTCTGTATTACATATTTGCTGGGCAGCTCAAGCAGCACTATATTACCACTATGGAATAGGAAAATATGCGCTCCCAGCCAAATGCACAGGAGTGTTTTCTCATACGATTTCACATTCTACCGTCGAGCTTATTCGTGGGTTCGATGATGAATTTCTAGCGCCACATTCCCGTTATACGGGAACATCACTAGCAGACGTTCAAGCTGATAGTCGTTTAATGGTGCTCGCTGCAACAACGGACGACGATCCGTTTATTATGATTTCCAAAGACGAGAAGCACATTATGCTTACAGGGCATTTTGAATATGATTTTGATACCTTAGCAGAAGAGTACGATCGAGATAGAAAAAAGGGGCTTAACCCAGCAATACCGAAAAATTATTTCCCTGATAATAACCCTAAAAAGACGCCACTCCATCGTTGGCGCTCCCATGCACACCTGCTATTCTCTAACTGGTTAAATTATTATGTCTATCAGGAAACACCATACGAATGGAAATAG
- a CDS encoding AAA family ATPase, whose translation MIEVIGVPKLTSDTAFLKTVHLKKDRLPANADAFPFHLPVIKDFPGIYFHPNVTYMIGENGLGKSTLLEAIAIALGFNPEGGSKNFNFSSYDSHSSLDQYIKIARGAYQPQDYFFFRAESFYNVATNIEELDEFASGGPRIIDSFGGTSLHEQSHGEAFFATFMHRFQGNGLYILDEPESALSPLRQLSMLRRIHDLVEDGSQFVISTHSPILMAYPSASILELTEDGMQETELEQTSHYKVMAQFFENKQRMLHHLFE comes from the coding sequence ATGATTGAGGTGATAGGTGTGCCAAAACTAACGTCAGATACAGCATTTTTAAAAACCGTTCATTTAAAAAAAGATCGGTTACCTGCAAATGCTGATGCATTTCCATTTCATTTGCCAGTGATAAAGGATTTTCCTGGGATTTATTTTCATCCGAATGTGACATATATGATTGGTGAAAATGGATTGGGAAAATCTACTTTATTGGAAGCAATTGCGATTGCGTTAGGGTTTAACCCTGAAGGCGGGTCGAAAAATTTTAATTTTTCCAGCTATGATTCTCATTCGTCATTGGATCAATATATTAAGATTGCGCGCGGAGCGTATCAGCCGCAAGATTACTTTTTCTTTCGGGCGGAGTCCTTTTATAATGTAGCTACTAACATAGAAGAATTAGATGAATTTGCATCAGGAGGACCGAGGATTATTGATTCCTTTGGTGGAACATCTTTGCACGAGCAGTCTCATGGGGAGGCTTTCTTTGCGACGTTTATGCACCGTTTTCAAGGGAATGGGTTATATATTTTAGATGAGCCTGAATCGGCGTTGTCGCCGTTACGGCAACTATCAATGTTAAGACGGATTCATGATCTTGTGGAGGATGGTTCGCAATTTGTTATTTCTACGCATTCACCGATATTGATGGCTTATCCGAGTGCGAGTATTTTGGAGCTAACGGAAGATGGTATGCAGGAAACAGAATTGGAGCAAACGAGTCATTACAAGGTGATGGCACAGTTTTTTGAAAATAAGCAGCGCATGCTCCACCACTTGTTTGAATAA
- a CDS encoding alanine-zipper protein: MKIARPHPRAENAHPRAENARLRAKNARLRAKNAHPRAKNAHPRAENAHPRAKNAHPRAENAHPRAKNARSRAENAHPRAENARPRAKNARPPWEVARFCSENAPSR; encoded by the coding sequence ATAAAAATTGCCCGCCCTCACCCCCGCGCGGAAAACGCTCACCCCCGCGCGGAAAACGCTCGCCTTCGTGCGAAAAACGCTCGCCTTCGTGCGAAAAACGCTCACCCTCGTGCGAAAAACGCTCACCCCCGCGCGGAAAACGCTCACCCTCGTGCGAAAAACGCTCACCCCCGCGCGGAAAACGCTCACCCTCGTGCGAAAAACGCTCGTTCCCGCGCAGAAAACGCTCACCCTCGTGCGGAAAACGCTCGCCCCCGCGCGAAAAACGCTCGCCCCCCGTGGGAAGTCGCTCGCTTTTGCTCGGAAAACGCTCCCTCGCGATAA
- the dacB gene encoding D-alanyl-D-alanine carboxypeptidase/D-alanyl-D-alanine endopeptidase has translation MGWKICKKSTLLILAIIVLAIIPIAIQDEFVFTKVSNATENAEVQANSLEEKLSKILTNKRLDGTTTSVSVMHANTGDILFSENSDRRLHPASNMKLLTSVAALEILGENYQFTTQVRTNGKVKGKVLHGDLFLQGKGDPTLLKSDMKQMAVDMKEQGIRKVKGNIIADDTWYDDERLSQDLNWSDESFYTGAQVSALTLSPNQDYDAGTVIVHVLPQATESGKAIIEVTPKTDYIKIVNRTQIVDADKPKDIAIEREHGTNRIIVEGTMPKKATQVRSWVAVWEPTMYTLDVFQKTLHEEGIDFIGKTEAFMKAAPVNSTILTEKESMPLKDLLIPFMKLSNNGHGEVLTKEMGKVVHGEGSWKKGLAVMEQVMEQFGASTDTMLLRDGSGMSHKNMIPASELLQVLYHVQEQEWFPLFKNSLPVAGVEDRLVGGTLRHRMQEAPAKGNVIAKTGSLKGMSTLSGYVTTKDQQPLIFSIMINNYIGSSEEITAIEDQIASTLAAHELE, from the coding sequence ATGGGATGGAAAATTTGTAAAAAAAGCACGCTACTTATCCTAGCTATTATCGTACTAGCTATTATTCCAATTGCTATTCAAGATGAATTTGTATTTACAAAGGTGTCTAACGCAACAGAGAATGCAGAAGTGCAAGCAAATTCCTTGGAGGAGAAACTCTCCAAAATATTAACAAATAAACGGTTAGATGGTACAACAACATCTGTAAGCGTCATGCATGCTAATACAGGAGATATTCTATTTTCCGAAAACAGCGACAGACGTTTGCACCCTGCATCAAACATGAAACTCTTAACATCGGTTGCCGCATTAGAAATATTGGGAGAAAATTACCAATTCACCACACAAGTGCGAACGAACGGGAAAGTGAAAGGAAAAGTGTTGCACGGTGACTTATTTTTACAAGGAAAAGGTGACCCGACGTTATTAAAAAGTGATATGAAGCAGATGGCGGTAGATATGAAGGAACAAGGAATTCGTAAAGTGAAAGGAAATATTATTGCAGATGATACTTGGTATGATGATGAACGGCTTTCCCAAGATTTAAATTGGTCTGACGAGTCATTTTATACAGGTGCGCAAGTGTCTGCTTTAACGCTTTCTCCGAATCAAGATTATGATGCAGGCACTGTAATTGTCCATGTTTTACCACAGGCCACCGAAAGTGGAAAAGCAATCATCGAAGTAACGCCTAAAACAGATTACATTAAAATTGTAAATCGCACACAGATTGTAGATGCAGATAAGCCGAAAGATATTGCTATAGAGAGAGAACACGGGACGAACAGAATCATTGTAGAGGGAACTATGCCAAAAAAAGCTACACAAGTGAGGTCATGGGTTGCCGTTTGGGAGCCGACAATGTATACGCTAGACGTATTCCAGAAAACACTACACGAGGAAGGTATTGACTTTATTGGTAAAACTGAGGCATTCATGAAAGCAGCTCCAGTTAACAGCACTATATTAACAGAGAAAGAGTCAATGCCCCTTAAAGATTTGCTCATCCCTTTTATGAAACTAAGCAATAATGGGCATGGCGAAGTGTTAACCAAAGAAATGGGAAAAGTTGTTCATGGAGAAGGAAGCTGGAAAAAAGGGCTTGCAGTAATGGAACAAGTAATGGAGCAGTTTGGTGCAAGCACCGACACGATGCTACTACGCGATGGATCTGGTATGTCACACAAAAATATGATTCCTGCTAGCGAACTTTTGCAAGTATTGTACCATGTACAAGAGCAGGAATGGTTTCCACTGTTTAAAAATTCCTTACCAGTAGCTGGCGTGGAAGATAGACTAGTCGGTGGAACATTACGGCATCGAATGCAGGAAGCACCCGCAAAAGGAAATGTCATCGCAAAAACAGGCTCTCTTAAAGGAATGTCAACACTATCTGGATACGTCACTACAAAGGATCAACAACCACTCATTTTTTCAATTATGATTAATAACTATATTGGATCAAGCGAGGAAATAACGGCAATTGAAGATCAAATCGCCTCCACTTTAGCAGCTCATGAGCTGGAGTAA
- a CDS encoding Lin0512 family protein, whose translation MNQILFIQTGMGIDVHGQNITKAAVRAVENAIWFNSMPGIEYSLPEQKLENMKVNVRLAVPLDRNLLDTEKVKAVVPYGSVTVDVTDGGMATSSGVILKDKNDENDLMYMVNAAVEVGY comes from the coding sequence ATGAATCAAATTCTATTTATTCAAACTGGCATGGGGATTGATGTGCATGGGCAAAATATTACAAAAGCTGCTGTAAGAGCCGTAGAAAATGCTATCTGGTTCAATTCTATGCCTGGCATTGAATACAGCCTTCCTGAACAAAAGCTTGAAAATATGAAAGTAAATGTAAGATTAGCTGTTCCATTAGATCGTAACTTGCTTGATACAGAAAAAGTAAAAGCTGTCGTTCCTTATGGATCCGTTACGGTGGATGTAACCGATGGCGGTATGGCCACCTCAAGTGGGGTTATTTTGAAAGATAAAAATGACGAAAATGACTTAATGTATATGGTAAATGCTGCTGTTGAAGTAGGGTATTAA
- a CDS encoding SpaA isopeptide-forming pilin-related protein: protein MKKQLSVLFIVFLLLQTISSSLAFPMQINAQGISNDGLINNMELMDTSGKIVPLEDIQQATHLKVDWSVQGIAAEPNKDYTDQLPTAIKIDEKQEEKLLVAETEVGSYVVDKDNTLTIRFNKEIHQLPEASGTFAVKIAKTAEDTEADEQQQAGDSAVNQDETGSDEEQTAENATDAKEKENSDEKANSEAEVEEPVEEEQQKTAEQASEKVAPLKAIEEDILTRYEVTYETAETGEPIEKPGLGSIIAIKYWWELPNRHGYKEGDTYSFQVPSELDVYSKVDHAEMKFDGKTIGYLSVTKDGTATIEFTKFIEEYSKISGNFEIWTELSEETVINKDKELVITPIEGKESMTIPIDFNPGGSAVEKKGIPNRSYNAEEIEWTVDFNKTLETIRNAKLIDPIEEGQALKEGSIKLYHLETKLNGEVTQGEEVDPNSYTIGKTAGGKDFAIAFKDDIRSAYRLVYVTEITNEDDDTFKNKATLTGESFDDVRADATVKVGRGKALEKKAVDYDRDNQEITWEIRYNYNQKNIAQKAALLKDFFNGSQELVEDSFEVREITLNENGKEVGKGKFVTNYTVTPRQQDGKNGFHLQFNEDISSAYKIVYKTKASERVFDGEEIINTVNSGEHTDEGKQQIGQMILFKNHSNPNYKDKTVEWQISFNHDSQKMSNVVLEDVFTNKGLTLLKDEESGNFFRIQKEGGALEEGTDYIISKNEADQFVIQFKNTITEPHWINYTTTFDYDQLANKSEDFINQANLSWDDANGEPKDKSAKNKFTPDEYTKQNGFKNGSYNAVTKEITWNIGVNYNLKTLDNAVVKDFIQGNQQLLQDSITVHLMELTGGKNGTKKKEAVPGEDYSIEFMENEQGEPGFQINFVKEINQPYLIEYKTSLNDLDLVAKNYHNTANLYNGNQQETELDASVSIPYGGKYTEKSGNQNGKMIDWKVNINFGQSQVSNATIDDKPSNNQALLEDSFHLYATSVDEAGKVTKGELLELNKDYTLDLEQNPETFTLKFTEEINEPYILEYQSMILEKPGKTVSNNISFNGENIDEVINESQDTVKVERTNGMGEGTGEIGRLTVHKTNRDTGDSLPGATFTLKDQESGITVGTKTTDEDGKVVFDRLLYGTYTLIEEGAPDGYLIEQKQRGIVIDESYVEGSEVEVGNQLTVTNAKIIRNVQLNKIDEETGASLSGATFALQQKVGDAYKVIDRLTTNPAGIIYKGDLEPGEYQFVETKAPNGYELNTEPIPFTIGEKQTEIRTLTAKNKKLASVELTKLAKENGNRLEGAAFKLEREDGSVVEPLLRTDEDGRIFVTNLQPGTYQFVETKAPTYYQLNEEPVSFTIKAGDSSTVTVTANNELIRGKVELTKVDKDDKAMKLDGAVFELQNEAGKTLQEDLTTNKEGKLVVENLKPGKYQFVETKAPEHYKLDTTPIPFTIEKSKMEADVKVAAVKATNELIPGSVELVKVDEDDEDKTLAGAVFELQNEAGDTVKKDITTDENGKIVVENLRPGTYQFVETKAPAYYELDADPIAFEIEKSQKEQLRITAKNKLITGKAELTKADQDNNHAPLAGAVFELQNEAGKTLQEDLTTDKAGKIVVENLKPGNYQFVETKAPEYYKLDTTPIPFTIEKSKTKADVKVAAVKATNELIRGSVELVKVDEDDEEKALAGAVFELQNEGGETVKKDLTTDKEGKIVVENLKPGNYQFVETKAPEHYELDATPIPFTIEKSKTEADVKVAAVKATNELIRGSVELVKVDADDEDKTLAGAVFELQNEAGETLQEDLTTDKAGKIVVENLKPGKYQFIETQAPEHYKLDATPIPFTIAFSQENSLQLKVENTINPEEPVTDSGNNDNEPPQKNTESSKDDPSKAGEKIGGKLPQTGEEWLRYMMILGVSLFIVGGFLIISRRRKA from the coding sequence TTGAAGAAACAGTTAAGTGTGCTTTTTATTGTATTTCTTTTATTACAAACAATTTCCAGTAGCCTAGCCTTTCCCATGCAAATTAACGCGCAAGGCATAAGCAATGATGGATTAATTAATAATATGGAATTAATGGATACATCAGGGAAAATTGTTCCATTAGAAGATATACAACAAGCAACACATTTAAAAGTAGATTGGTCCGTTCAAGGTATAGCTGCCGAACCAAATAAGGATTATACCGATCAACTCCCTACTGCTATAAAAATTGATGAAAAGCAGGAAGAGAAGCTATTGGTAGCAGAAACGGAAGTGGGTAGTTATGTTGTAGATAAAGATAATACGTTAACCATTCGTTTTAATAAGGAAATTCATCAACTCCCTGAAGCGAGCGGAACGTTTGCTGTTAAAATAGCGAAGACGGCAGAAGATACAGAAGCTGATGAACAACAGCAGGCAGGCGATTCAGCAGTGAATCAAGATGAAACAGGTTCTGACGAAGAACAAACAGCGGAAAATGCTACAGATGCCAAGGAAAAAGAAAACAGTGATGAAAAGGCAAATTCGGAAGCAGAAGTAGAGGAGCCTGTTGAGGAAGAACAGCAGAAGACAGCAGAACAAGCTTCAGAAAAAGTTGCTCCGTTAAAGGCGATTGAAGAGGATATATTAACTCGCTATGAGGTAACCTATGAAACTGCTGAAACAGGTGAGCCCATAGAAAAACCAGGTCTAGGTTCGATCATTGCTATAAAATATTGGTGGGAATTACCGAATCGACATGGATATAAAGAGGGCGATACGTACAGTTTTCAAGTACCATCAGAGTTAGACGTTTATAGTAAGGTTGATCATGCAGAAATGAAATTCGATGGAAAAACAATTGGCTATCTATCTGTCACAAAAGATGGAACAGCGACGATAGAGTTTACCAAGTTCATTGAAGAATATTCCAAAATTAGTGGAAACTTTGAGATTTGGACAGAGTTAAGCGAAGAAACCGTTATTAACAAAGACAAAGAATTAGTGATTACACCAATTGAAGGCAAAGAATCCATGACCATTCCAATCGATTTTAACCCAGGCGGTTCAGCTGTGGAGAAAAAAGGGATCCCGAATCGTTCCTATAATGCGGAAGAAATTGAATGGACGGTTGATTTCAACAAAACGCTAGAGACGATTCGTAATGCGAAGTTAATCGATCCGATTGAAGAAGGGCAAGCGCTTAAAGAAGGATCGATCAAACTATATCATTTAGAGACAAAGCTTAATGGCGAAGTGACTCAAGGCGAAGAAGTTGATCCTAACTCTTATACCATAGGAAAAACAGCTGGTGGGAAAGACTTTGCGATTGCATTTAAGGATGATATTCGTTCCGCTTATCGTCTCGTATATGTAACAGAAATTACAAATGAAGATGATGATACCTTCAAAAACAAAGCCACGTTAACAGGGGAAAGTTTTGATGATGTACGTGCCGATGCAACTGTAAAGGTTGGCAGAGGTAAAGCTTTAGAAAAAAAAGCTGTAGATTATGATCGTGATAACCAAGAAATCACTTGGGAAATTCGCTATAACTATAATCAGAAAAACATTGCTCAAAAAGCTGCACTGTTAAAAGACTTTTTTAATGGCAGCCAAGAGTTGGTGGAAGACTCGTTTGAAGTGAGAGAAATCACGCTGAACGAGAATGGAAAAGAAGTAGGTAAAGGGAAATTTGTTACTAACTATACAGTAACCCCGAGGCAACAAGATGGAAAAAATGGTTTCCATTTACAGTTTAACGAAGATATTTCTTCTGCCTATAAAATTGTTTACAAAACGAAAGCTTCTGAGCGCGTGTTTGATGGCGAGGAAATAATTAATACGGTAAATAGTGGAGAGCATACGGATGAAGGTAAGCAACAAATTGGTCAGATGATCTTATTCAAAAACCATAGTAATCCAAATTATAAGGATAAAACGGTGGAGTGGCAAATTTCCTTTAATCATGATAGTCAAAAGATGAGCAACGTTGTTCTAGAAGATGTTTTTACCAATAAAGGTCTAACTTTATTAAAGGATGAAGAATCTGGTAACTTTTTCAGGATTCAAAAAGAAGGCGGGGCATTAGAAGAAGGAACAGATTATATTATTTCTAAAAATGAAGCGGATCAATTTGTAATTCAATTTAAGAATACAATAACGGAACCACATTGGATCAACTATACGACAACATTTGATTATGACCAACTTGCAAATAAGAGTGAGGACTTTATTAACCAAGCTAATCTGTCTTGGGATGATGCGAATGGAGAACCTAAAGATAAAAGTGCTAAGAATAAATTTACACCGGATGAGTACACAAAGCAGAACGGCTTTAAAAATGGTTCCTATAATGCAGTAACAAAGGAAATCACTTGGAACATAGGTGTCAATTATAATTTAAAAACGCTAGATAATGCGGTTGTTAAAGATTTTATTCAAGGTAATCAGCAACTATTGCAAGACTCCATAACCGTACATTTAATGGAGCTTACTGGTGGGAAAAATGGAACAAAGAAAAAAGAAGCCGTACCAGGTGAGGATTACTCCATAGAATTTATGGAAAATGAACAAGGTGAGCCAGGATTTCAGATTAATTTTGTAAAAGAGATCAACCAACCGTATTTGATAGAGTACAAAACAAGTCTAAATGATTTAGATTTAGTTGCAAAAAACTACCATAATACAGCGAACCTTTACAATGGAAATCAACAAGAAACGGAACTAGATGCTTCTGTATCCATTCCGTATGGCGGAAAGTATACAGAAAAATCAGGAAATCAGAACGGAAAAATGATCGATTGGAAGGTTAATATAAACTTTGGCCAGTCTCAAGTAAGCAATGCTACCATTGATGACAAACCAAGTAATAATCAAGCGTTACTGGAAGATTCTTTCCATCTATACGCAACATCTGTAGATGAAGCAGGTAAAGTTACCAAGGGAGAGTTATTAGAGCTTAACAAGGATTACACCTTGGATTTAGAGCAAAATCCTGAAACGTTTACACTAAAGTTTACAGAAGAAATTAATGAGCCGTATATATTAGAATATCAATCCATGATTTTGGAGAAACCAGGAAAGACGGTAAGTAACAATATATCTTTTAATGGAGAAAACATTGATGAGGTTATCAATGAGTCTCAAGATACAGTAAAAGTGGAGCGAACGAATGGTATGGGCGAAGGTACTGGAGAAATCGGCAGACTAACTGTTCATAAAACCAATCGTGATACTGGCGACTCACTCCCTGGAGCGACGTTTACGCTGAAAGATCAAGAAAGTGGCATTACGGTTGGTACGAAAACAACCGATGAAGATGGTAAAGTTGTTTTTGATCGATTGCTTTATGGAACGTACACATTGATTGAAGAAGGCGCCCCAGATGGTTATCTCATTGAGCAGAAGCAACGTGGAATCGTGATTGATGAATCCTATGTAGAGGGTAGTGAAGTAGAAGTAGGAAATCAGCTCACGGTAACGAACGCTAAAATCATTCGCAATGTACAGTTAAATAAAATTGATGAAGAAACAGGAGCGAGTTTATCAGGAGCGACGTTTGCTCTACAGCAAAAAGTAGGTGACGCTTATAAAGTCATTGATCGTCTAACAACAAATCCAGCGGGAATAATTTACAAAGGTGATTTAGAACCTGGTGAATATCAATTTGTCGAAACGAAAGCACCGAATGGGTATGAGCTAAATACGGAACCAATTCCCTTTACTATTGGTGAAAAACAAACGGAAATTCGGACCTTAACAGCAAAGAATAAAAAACTTGCTTCTGTGGAATTAACGAAGCTTGCAAAAGAAAATGGAAATCGTTTAGAAGGTGCTGCGTTTAAATTAGAGCGCGAAGATGGTTCTGTTGTCGAGCCGTTGTTACGAACAGACGAAGACGGGAGAATTTTTGTTACGAATTTACAACCAGGCACGTACCAATTTGTGGAAACCAAAGCGCCAACATATTATCAGCTTAACGAAGAACCAGTATCGTTTACTATAAAAGCTGGCGATTCGAGTACAGTAACCGTAACGGCGAATAATGAGCTTATTCGTGGTAAGGTGGAGCTGACAAAGGTTGATAAGGATGACAAAGCAATGAAACTCGATGGCGCTGTATTTGAACTACAAAATGAAGCAGGCAAGACGTTACAAGAAGATCTCACAACGAATAAAGAAGGAAAGCTTGTTGTAGAAAACTTGAAGCCAGGTAAGTATCAGTTTGTAGAAACAAAAGCGCCAGAGCACTACAAGCTAGATACGACACCAATTCCGTTTACCATTGAAAAAAGTAAAATGGAAGCCGATGTCAAAGTAGCTGCGGTAAAAGCAACAAATGAGCTTATCCCAGGATCTGTTGAACTTGTCAAAGTAGATGAAGATGATGAGGATAAAACCTTGGCAGGAGCGGTATTCGAGCTACAAAATGAAGCAGGAGATACGGTTAAAAAAGACATAACAACGGATGAAAATGGAAAAATCGTTGTAGAAAATTTGCGTCCAGGTACGTATCAATTTGTAGAAACAAAAGCTCCAGCTTATTACGAGTTAGATGCTGATCCAATTGCATTTGAGATTGAAAAGAGCCAAAAAGAGCAACTGCGCATTACCGCAAAGAATAAGCTAATTACTGGTAAGGCTGAGTTAACAAAGGCAGATCAAGATAACAATCATGCACCGTTAGCAGGAGCGGTGTTCGAACTACAAAATGAAGCAGGCAAGACGTTACAAGAAGATCTCACAACGGATAAAGCAGGTAAAATCGTTGTAGAGAACTTGAAACCAGGTAACTATCAGTTTGTGGAAACCAAAGCGCCAGAGTACTACAAGCTAGATACGACACCAATTCCGTTTACAATTGAAAAGAGTAAAACGAAAGCCGATGTCAAGGTAGCTGCGGTAAAAGCAACAAATGAGCTTATCCGAGGATCTGTTGAACTTGTAAAAGTAGATGAAGATGACGAGGAAAAAGCCTTGGCAGGAGCGGTATTTGAGTTGCAGAATGAAGGAGGGGAAACGGTTAAAAAAGACTTAACAACGGATAAAGAAGGAAAGATCGTTGTAGAGAACTTAAAACCAGGCAACTATCAGTTTGTGGAAACCAAAGCGCCAGAGCATTACGAGCTAGATGCGACGCCAATTCCGTTTACAATTGAAAAAAGTAAAACGGAAGCTGATGTCAAAGTAGCTGCGGTAAAAGCAACAAATGAGCTTATCCGAGGATCTGTTGAACTTGTCAAAGTAGATGCAGATGACGAGGATAAAACATTGGCAGGAGCAGTGTTCGAACTACAAAATGAAGCAGGAGAAACGTTACAAGAAGATCTCACAACGGATAAAGCAGGTAAAATCGTTGTAGAGAACTTAAAACCAGGCAAGTATCAATTTATAGAAACGCAAGCGCCAGAGCATTACAAGCTAGATGCGACGCCAATTCCGTTTACAATTGCATTTAGCCAGGAAAATTCTTTACAATTGAAAGTAGAAAATACAATCAATCCAGAAGAGCCTGTAACGGATTCAGGAAATAATGACAATGAGCCACCACAGAAAAATACTGAAAGTAGTAAGGATGATCCGAGTAAAGCAGGAGAGAAAATAGGAGGAAAACTTCCTCAAACTGGAGAAGAATGGCTACGTTACATGATGATTTTAGGGGTTTCGCTATTTATCGTTGGTGGGTTCCTAATCATTTCAAGACGTCGAAAGGCATAA
- a CDS encoding IS30 family transposase: MSYTHLTKTELVFIEEYHEFGLSGRKIANKLKRGHEAVYRVIRQLKEGLTAIDVYLQYQANKATCGRKKIQLTPNEKAYIHEKVRDGWTPDVIIGRNEKTISCSMRTLYRKFSSGEFNQNDLPMQGKRKPNGHQERRGKQKFRRTILDRDHDHPNYKKEFGHLEGDTIVGRHHKSAVITLVERLTKCIIAIKPAGRQATNIETSLNQWFERLPKHLFKSIIFDCGKEFSNWKSISNEQDVDIYFADPGTPSQRGLNEHSNGLLRKNGLPKEMDFNPVSQEYISEVALRRNNIPRKSLKYKTPMECFIDYVGQDFDKSMLSRLI; this comes from the coding sequence ATGTCCTACACCCATCTTACCAAAACAGAACTGGTATTCATAGAGGAATATCATGAATTCGGCCTTTCTGGTCGAAAAATTGCCAATAAATTAAAGCGTGGCCATGAAGCTGTTTATCGTGTTATTAGACAACTGAAAGAAGGACTTACTGCGATAGACGTTTATCTACAATATCAAGCGAATAAAGCGACATGTGGTCGTAAAAAGATTCAATTAACACCTAACGAAAAAGCCTATATTCATGAAAAAGTCCGCGATGGCTGGACGCCTGATGTAATAATCGGACGAAACGAAAAGACTATCTCCTGCAGCATGCGCACGCTTTATCGAAAGTTTTCATCAGGCGAATTTAACCAAAATGATTTACCTATGCAAGGCAAACGCAAACCAAATGGTCACCAGGAAAGAAGAGGAAAACAAAAATTTCGCCGCACCATCCTTGATCGTGATCACGATCACCCAAATTACAAGAAAGAATTTGGTCATCTAGAAGGAGATACCATTGTGGGACGTCATCACAAGAGCGCTGTTATCACGCTTGTTGAGCGTTTAACAAAATGCATCATCGCAATTAAACCAGCTGGTAGACAGGCAACCAATATTGAAACATCGCTCAATCAATGGTTTGAGCGATTACCAAAACACTTATTTAAGTCCATTATCTTTGACTGCGGGAAAGAGTTTTCCAATTGGAAATCCATCAGCAATGAACAAGATGTTGATATTTATTTTGCAGATCCTGGAACGCCATCCCAAAGGGGGCTAAATGAGCATTCCAACGGTCTTCTGAGAAAGAATGGGCTACCAAAAGAAATGGACTTTAATCCTGTGTCACAAGAGTATATTTCTGAGGTTGCACTCCGACGGAATAACATACCAAGGAAATCATTGAAATACAAAACACCAATGGAGTGTTTCATAGATTATGTCGGTCAGGATTTTGATAAAAGCATGTTGTCTCGCTTAATTTGA